Part of the Antechinus flavipes isolate AdamAnt ecotype Samford, QLD, Australia chromosome 2, AdamAnt_v2, whole genome shotgun sequence genome is shown below.
CCTTCTCAACCGTTGTCTCCTTCTTCGGGGCTTGGCTCCTGCACCCCATCCTCCGGAAGCCTCAGACCACCGGCACCTTCTCCGTCCTCTCCAAACGATCACAAATGGACtccatttgtttctattttgtgtttGTCCAGGAGggcagaggctgaatttcattgGCTTCTGTATCCCCAGGGCCTGGAAGGCTGCCGGCCTCTGGTTGGATTGGATGACATAGAGAGAAAGGTTCAAAGGGGCTCCTCACCTCGGCTCTGTGCAGGCTCTGCCACTTCCTAGCCAGAGAAAGTCATTCTccctctctcagactcagtttccccctctgtaacaAATCTAGAGAAATGTTAGAGTGACAGGTCAccgaggttccttccagctctaatcctCACATGGCAGAGCTGGCTTTCCTGGTTCTGAACAAGAACATGAAAAATCATTATCAGATAATAAAAATCCACACGTGCCGTCCGGAGAAAACCAGGCCCAGATCGCTCTACTGTGATTGTCATGGACATTCATGTCATTCATGCTCCCATTCATTGGGTAGTTGTGCCTTGGGCTACTGCCGTCCCGGGAACTGTCTGATAACTACTGGCCGTGATGACCAGGAGTCGGAGGGATTGCCTGTGGACCCTGCTGTTCCATAAACATCGAAGGTCAGGACTGACCTTGACCTACCTCATGATCTCTGCCAAGGCTGGAGTCATTGATAAATAAAATCATCCGTTGAGAGGGGACGTACAGCTCCcccatatttaaaagaaatgaggaaaaagttttttccttcctattaaaAGCACATCTACCAGCCAAGACGGGAAGTGGGGTGGGGCGGGAGGAGAAGAATGGTACAAGGGAGAGCgccctggacttggagtcagaaggcgAGGATTCAAATCCCGAAACAACCCCTGGTGAGGTGGCTGGGCTGTGGGCCAGGCCTTGTCCTTCCCAGGACCTGTTTTCATGTTGGAAAggattaaaaaacacaaatatctCATATGGGTTAGAACTCTACCCCCCGTTTCACGCTGTACTTTTGTGGGCCAAATCCCCGGAGGCCGGACTTCCCCTTTCACAGTCCTCGTCtcaggggaggagaaaggagccCCGGCCCGAAGGATTTTGTACCCTCCAGCTGCCTATAAGACAAGGGGCTGCCCCTTTTCACGGAGTTCTCCTGTCTTGAAAACTCaagactttcttggcaaaggacCGGGGGTTCTCCTTGAGAGGGAAGCCTTGTCAGTCAGTGAGGGATGCTGGGACATTCCCAGTCAGTCAGCTGGGGATGGAGGTGAAGGGATCACTTTCCAGCCTCGGCAGCCCTAACCCTCACACTTTCCCAAGCGTGATATTCTAGGGGAAGCCTGGGAGTTCTCAGGAATACAAACCCTCCACCGGGTTTTGCTAGTTTCACACCCGCCTTCCAGAATCCCACTGCAATCCATGGACGCGGACCCGTCTCTGCCCTCTATCACAACACTTTCTTTCTGGGTACCTATTCAGGGGAGAATAGTGGCGAGCCCTGGATTTTAAGTCAGGACACCTGACTCTGCCCCTTCTCTCATCAtctctctcagtttctttctctgtaaaatggggataatatataataacacacacacacacacacacacacacacacactgcctaCTTCCCAGAAGGAACTCTTCAAAACAGAAACTATTCTGCTGATTACAGAATGGAGCTGTCATTTGAAATATTCCCACACTACCATCACACTCAGCATTGTCCCGCCCTTAGTATAGTTGCTGAGTATGTTTCTGAAGGGATGATCATATAATACAGCCAACAATGATCAACTCTAACACTTAAATCTTGTAGTTGAGAATGtccaagtgacttgctcaagatcacacagttggAAATACTATTTTCGACAGCATTTTGAGGGTTCCGAGGCATGTTGTTCCCAACAGTCCTGtgagacatacacacatattcttggtccaatttttataaatgaggaaattatttCTGGAAGAGGTTTCCTTTCTCATCATCAGGAATCATGGGAGCCAGAGACCTAGGTCCAAGAGAAAGTCTTGGATTTGCCCATTTTGATTTGTCGTTGATAGTTTGTTTCAGAACCACATGGATCTCCAAGGCATTTCTCTTTCCCACAGACTCTGCCCTtagagccaaaaaaaattttagagcagaaaaatttaaaaaaaaaaaatagcttcacAAAAGCCCAGCACTAATCAAGCTTGATAGTGACACACTCCACCTGGGAAGACGGGACTAAGAAGTCAGAGGGACACCTTGTTCAACTACAGGTTACAGATCAAAAAACCCCAGGCTGGGGAGGGAGGGTCCCGCCCATGGTTATACAACTAAGTGAACACAGGTCATAGACTCAAGGATCATCAGGTGGAAGGTACCTTCCAAGGCCCTCTCATCCAACCTTGTCactaacagatgaggaaagggaggtCACACAACAGCActagcttgcccaaggtcacaagaGCCACATCCGAACCTCGGTTCTCTGAATCCCAAATCAGGGCTCTTTCCCTTGAATGACAATTATCAGGCGAGATCATCAGAATCCTAATTTGTAAATAGCATGTTTTCCTCTTCACATGGTTTAATGAAAACCATCCCGGCCTCGCCGATTCATTTAAAGGTCACGGAACGAGCCAGTGGATGTTTAAACAACATTCTCATTCAGCAGGAGCTGTCCACCTGGCCCACAGAGCAGCGCCCTTTCCAGCCATCCCCATGGGTCCCGGGAGAGCCTTCCAGGCCCTCGGGAGAAACGAACACTGCATTAACTGACAAACTGACAGCTTTATTACCAACCTAGTATCAGCAAATAGAAAACTCTGGAGCATCCCCCACTCTCTGTACCCCAGTCTAGGCTCAGCCATCGGAAATCCCTGGGGTCAAGGGCCCGGGACCTTAGCAGGAGTCAAAGAAAAGGTGACTCTTTCCGGGACCCCTGTCCTGTGAATTTGGGGAAGAGGATAAAAATCAaggatgaggaaaccaagaaggAGGCAGCCTCAGGGACCGATACATTAGATGGTATTTAATAGAGTAAGGAGCCAAGATATAGATATCAAATATCAGCCAGGATGCAACCAATAGCCACTCAGAGCATGGGGCCTTAGCAGTGCCATCCTGGTCCTGGGAAGAGAGGCTGGTGGGGGCTAAGGCAAAATGAACCGCTGAGGGCTGGCAGACAGCAAAAAGAAGTCATTACTAAAGGGCTTTCTGGGAGGAGTTTTCTCCCCtcgatttcttttttttttttcttaaacaaaggTAGATGCACTTTCCACAGTTTTAGAAATGACCTCATCGGGGAAGTGGTGAACACCAGGACGATACGGAGCATCCATCACCACGCTCTGACTTTTTGATCCCGAGAATTAGGATTAGACAACAGATAAAATTGGGAGGGAAACAAAAAAGCCAACAAAAACGAACAGCTCCAACGGAGGCTGTTCTCATCTCCGGCATGCTCCAGTTTGTGCCCTCTTGAAATTTTGCAACTATTACTGCGATCTCTAAAGCGCCTCCCGGCCCAGGCCACCAGGCCGGCCGTCGCCGTCCGGCCAGATCGGAGCCGTCTATCCCATTTGTCATCTCCTGAGCAATTGGTCCAACACACCCCGGCTCTATTTTGGTGACAGATTCTTAGGTGAGGGCAGGAGATGCTGGGGGTGTTTCTTGTGCACTGTGAGTCAGAGCCAGTCAGACTGGTAGTGCAgggactgggggaggggagctgCAAACCCACACCCCTCCTGCGTGCCTGGAACAAGACCTGGCCTCGGCCCACTTGCTGTTCTCCCTTCTGTCTCTCCCTGGCTCTCTCTGTCAATCTCTTTCTCTTcgaattctaaaactaaaagaaaatttggTCTACTCTCGATTCATGAGGGGAGATTAAAAAATTGGCCCACTTTCGATTCAtgaagggagattaaaaaaaaatttggcccACTCTAGATTcatgaaggggagagaaaaaaagggggattAAGAAGTAGAAACAGGCTATTAGAAGAATgagttgtgtatgtgtgtgtgtgggggtaatAACAAACAGAAAATAGCATAAGGAGAAAGAAACCTACTAACCATTTCCCATGAGCTAATTTAAAAACAATCCTGGAACTGAGAGAAATTCAGTCCAATCTACCCCCTGATTAGAGACTTTACCTATCCTGGGGCTGCCgtcaaaaggcaaaaataaaatgacagtaTTCCAAAAACGATTCTCGGAATATTTGAGAACAGAATCCAGTGAAAGGCAACGTTAGCTAAGCTCTTAGCTACAGATCCCCTCCTTACGGCCCCTGGTTATTTAAACCATCATGGATTCAAGCCATGAAAAGCAAAAtttcaatttgaaattttattaacAGGTCCCTAAAACGCTTCAATAAAACATCAACGTGATTGACTTTGTTGACATGATTGGAaaatgattcttgctgttttcttttctcctttaaactTTGCCTGTTGTCCCAGTGACTCAGATATTTTAGCAAAGTCAGACCAAGTTGCCGGCCTGTGATGGGCCGGGTTCCCTTCTGCCAGCTGGGCAGTCCTGGGCAATGGCTACTCGGCTCCCTCGGCTTCCACCCAGGTGGGACGGGGTTTGAAACAGCCAGAAGGGAGGGAGTCTAGCTGCTCTTACAAGGCTTACCAGGAGGGGTCACCCTCTCCCTTTCCTGGGGGCAGGAGAGGGGCCGGATCTCGGCTACCTGGCTGCCCGAGCCCAggccctggggggaggggaggtaagGGGCCCAGCCTCCTCCGTGGGCAGCCACCAGCTGAGGTCCCTAGGAATCCTGGGGGCGGATGACACCTCTGCAGGAAGTGGCAGAGCTGGGCTTGAAGCCCAAAGCTTCTCCAGAAGCCAAAGCTGTCTGAGGTCAGAGGGCCAGGGACTGTACTTTACCCCGATcctgggggcggggagggagttTCCTGGGAATTATTCACAGGAGCTCAGGAGAATGGGCtcagtcatttcttttttgaaagaaacCTACAAACCCAAGGACCCTGAGATCCACAAGAAAACCCGGGGATCAGTCTAAGCCTTCTGGGgtcccctccccttttctgtaGGGCTTGCGTTTCGCAGGCCACGGGGGCACAGTCCCCACTTGGCAAAGGACAAGTGGTTCGATTTCACCCAgaaatctcttccctttctcccagctGCAAAGGGGCTCAGCctgccttctccccctcccctgggCTCCCGCTCCGGAAAGGGGGGCCCGCGGGCCCTCCCACTGGCTTcagcccttcctccctcctcctccggACGGCTCCTTCGAGCCCGGCCGTTACCCCCAAAGGTCTAAACGTCTGAGGAGCGAGACCCCGCGGCCGCCCATCCCTGGCAAGGTGGCCGGCAAGTGGGGGCGCTGGGCCTGCCGGGTGAGGGAGGGGGCCGGTCGTGTTACGTAGAGCGGATGGCCGCCGtcgggaaaggaaaaggagggagggggcggggggagacCGGGCGGGGGCAGGGCCCCGGGGCCGGGGGAGGGGCAGGAAGGCGGCCGGCAGCGGCGGCGGGTCCCGGCTACTCCTTGCCATCTACCAGGGCGGCCAGCTCCTTGATGACCCTGAGCGTGCCGCTGGCGTCCAGGCGCCGCTTCTCGCGGATGAGGTCCTCCAGGCTGTGGAACCTGGCCGTGTGCACCTTGCCGTCGCCCAGGTGCACCTTGAGATAGTACTGCAGCTGCGGGGGCTGGCTGCCCGCCGGCAGCTCCCCGCCAGCCTTGAACTCGCGCTTGCCGAAGCGGCACCAGGCGGCGAAGCTCTCCGAGTTGGTCCAGCACACGTCGGGGCTCTTGAGGCCCAGGTGGCCGCAGGCGTTCTGCACCACCAGCTCGGCCACCAGGGGCCGGTAGCGGTACCAGTTACTCACCACTCGGCCCACGTTGGCGGCGCCCGCCTCGTACAGGCTGTCCTGGCGGATCTCGCCCCGGTGCAGGTGGATGACCTGGCCGCCGCCCACGTAGACCGCCCAGtgcggaggcggcggcggcgggggcgcCGATCCGGGGGGCTCCCCGGCGGCGGCGGGGGCCGGGGGCCGCAGCCACAGCAGCTCCACCAGGTCTCCCGGCTGGCAGAGGGCGGGCAGGGCCGTCACGGCGTAGACTCCCAGGTCCCCGGCGCCCCCGCCGGCGCCCCCGCCCCCCTTGGAGAAGATGCATTCGGGGCCGCGGAAGGCGGAACACTGGGCTTCGTGGAGCACCAGCTGGTGCACCAGGTGGTGCGGGTGGTGGGTGGGCGTCCCGGGGCCCGGGCTGCCCCCGCCGTCCGCGTCGCCCTCGCCGTCGCcgccgcccccgccgccgccgctgccgggGGGGCCCTTTACGCCGTACTTGTCCGGCTGGCCTCGCTCGTCCACGTCCTCCTCCTCATCCGAGAAGAAGTAGGCGACCCCGACCCGCAGCTCGTCCTGCTCGATGCCGGACGGGTCCCCGGTGGGCAGCTCGCTGTAGCTCAGGTGCGTGATCCGGTCCAGTTGGTTTCCCATCAAGGACAGGCCGATGCCGGGGAGCTGGCGCGGGGCACGAAGCAGCCAGTCCCCGATCCGGGgaagacagacagaagagaaaaaagaagtgagaagaGGCGGGGGCCGCTCACCCGAGTCCCCCAACCCCCGAGCCTCCCGCCTGCGAGAACGGGGACAGATCCCGCTGCCGCGGCCAGTCCCGGGGAGCCCAAGTTTGCCTCGAGCTGCCCCGGAGGCGCAGCCCAGCTCAGGCCCGAAGCACTCTCCCCGGGGTCGGGCCTGCGGCTGCCTCGCCCTCCCCAGCGCTCCAGCCCAGCCTAGACTGAGCACTTTCTGGAGCCGCCTCCTCTCAGCCTCCGCCGGGCGAGCCTTCTTTCTCGCCCTTCTCGGCCCCGTCAGGTCGGGGCCGTTCGGAGCGAGGCCAGGCGGAAGAGCCGAAGCCCCGAGGCCGGCTCCTGCCCAGCCTGACCCCGGCGCCCTCTATCCCAGGACGGGCCCGGAGCCCGGGGAAGGCTGAGGGCTCCTGGGCGCAGCTCTCCAGTTTGGCCGGGCTGCGGGGGACAGGAGTGGGTGGCTGGGGGATCGGGCAGCTCGCGGTGGCTCGGAGGAGGCCGCCCGTTAGAAGGGAGGAGGCAGGGGCTGGCAGAGGGCAGGGTTTCCAGGGAAGAAGTCTCAGGGTCCCCGCGGCCCTCAAGGATAGACGGTGACGACGGGGATCCCCGGCGCCTCTCGGCGCCGCTCAGCGCAGAGCGCACTGCCGGGGAGTCCGGCCGAGCCCTCTgtcacacgcacacacactcacgcacacacacacacactcatgcacgcacacacactcatgcacacacacgcacaccctCCTACTTCTCTCGCCTATTTGTTCAATACAGCGCATTCTAGCCCTGGAAAACACCCCCGAGACCAGCCCCAGCCAGACACACATACCCTTCTCTCCATTAATAACTAGGAATGGACAGCGGAGGTGGGGGGATCGAAGGATTTAGCGCTGCAAGGGATCCATGGAGCTTCCGATCCCCCTCCCCATTTTGAAAGGGGGGGAACTGAGGGCCAGTAAGTGTATATGACCAACCCAAGGTCACTCAGCCAGTAGGTGGCGGGGTCGGGATCGGAACCTCCCCGGCCCACCGTCTCCAGATGTGCTCGAGCCAGCTGCGCCCCCTCCCCACCTGTCTCCCGGTCGCTGCCGCGGCAGCCACAAATAGGCAGGTCCCGGCTCGCCCCCTCCTCGCCTCTCCAGCCTCGGGGAAAGCTGGCGGGGAGCGGCccagaagggggaggaggagcagCTGCACAAAGGCAGGAGGAGGCAGGGGCGGGAGGCGCCGCCATCCCCCGCGCAGCAGGCACCCCGCACAAATACGCCACCCGGTCCGGAGAGGCCGGCCGGAGGCTGGAGGCGGGGGAAGGGGGCAGCCCCGAAAGAAAGGAACGCCGCGTGGCCTCGTACCGGTGGCTTCCC
Proteins encoded:
- the LRATD1 gene encoding protein LRATD1 isoform X2, whose product is MGNQLDRITHLSYSELPTGDPSGIEQDELRVGVAYFFSDEEEDVDERGQPDKYGVKGPPGSGGGGGGGDGEGDADGGGSPGPGTPTHHPHHLVHQLVLHEAQCSAFRGPECIFSKGGGGAGGGAGDLGVYAVTALPALCQPGDLVELLWLRPPAPAAAGEPPGSAPPPPPPPHWAVYVGGGQVIHLHRGEIRQDSLYEAGAANVGRVVSNWYRYRPLVAELVVQNACGHLGLKSPDVCWTNSESFAAWCRFGKREFKAGGELPAGSQPPQLQYYLKVHLGDGKVHTARFHSLEDLIREKRRLDASGTLRVIKELAALVDGKE
- the LRATD1 gene encoding protein LRATD1 isoform X1, with the protein product MERRLPGIGLSLMGNQLDRITHLSYSELPTGDPSGIEQDELRVGVAYFFSDEEEDVDERGQPDKYGVKGPPGSGGGGGGGDGEGDADGGGSPGPGTPTHHPHHLVHQLVLHEAQCSAFRGPECIFSKGGGGAGGGAGDLGVYAVTALPALCQPGDLVELLWLRPPAPAAAGEPPGSAPPPPPPPHWAVYVGGGQVIHLHRGEIRQDSLYEAGAANVGRVVSNWYRYRPLVAELVVQNACGHLGLKSPDVCWTNSESFAAWCRFGKREFKAGGELPAGSQPPQLQYYLKVHLGDGKVHTARFHSLEDLIREKRRLDASGTLRVIKELAALVDGKE